The DNA segment AACACATGCTCGTCGATCGGCTCATCGACTTCAATAACCATTAACGCCATTTGTCCCTGTTCTTTACGGGAAACTTCCATATGGCCAATGTTGATATTTTGTTCTGCTAAACAACTTGCTACTTTTGCAATACTTCCCGGCTTATCATCGTGTACGACTAAAATTGCTGAATGATTCCCCGATAATCGAAGAGGAAATCCATTTAATTCACTAATCTCGATTTTTCCTCCGCCAATTGAAATACCAATGAGTTCCATTTCGCCTGATTCGTCACCTATTACAAGACGTGCCGTATTCGGATGTTCAGTATGACCGCTTTCTGGAATAAATTCAAAACTTAGGCTCGCTTCTTTTGCAAGGTCGAACGATGTTTTAATGCGTTCATCAAACGTATCAAAACCTAGTAATCCTCCAATAATCGCGATATCCGTACCGTGACCTTTGTATGTTTCAGCAAACGAACCATATAAATAGATCTTTGCCCACTTCGGTTGTCTACCAAATAACTCGCGTGTCACAAGACCGATTCTTGCCGCACCGGCAGTATGTGAAGATGAAGGTCCAATCATCACTGGACCAATGATATCAAAAACTGAATTAAACTTCATTTTGATGACTCCTTTTATATGAATTTTACATTTATTTCATAACACAAAATAGTATTAATAAAAGTATAACGTAAAAAGTGAATTCGCTTACATTTCCATTCGAACAGAGGCCGTACGGGCTGGGTTTTACAGCTAGATACTTTCCTAAAAAAACAGTGAACCTTTATCGATTCACTGTTGTCGTACCTATTCGACTGATATTATATAAGGATACAGTGGTTGTTTTCCGTTGTACACTTCTACATCTGCATGTGAATATTTTTCTTCTACAAATGCAGCCAATTCCTTGGCCTCTGTTTCTGTAACATCTTCTCCATATATAATTGTAATGATTTCTGCATCTTCATCTACTAAGTCATGGAATAATGATTTTGAAACATCAACTAGTGAAGGTGATGCAAGAATAATCTTCCCTTGCGATATAGCCATATAGTCATCTTTTTGAATTTCGACACCATCAATTGACGTGTCACGAACAGCAAAAGTAATTTGACCTGTTTTGACATGTGCATATGCCTCAGTCATTGTCGTTTTGTTATCTTCAACTGTAGCTTCTGGATTAAATGCTAAAATGGCTGCTAGACCTTCAGGTACTGACTTAGTTGGGACAACGGCTGCTTCAATTCCAATCACTTCAGCGGCTTGTTGGGCAGCCATTATGATATTTTTGTTATTTGGTAAAATAAGAACTTTTTCAGCTCCAATAGATTCAATCGCTTTAACGATATCTTCTGTTGATGGATTCATCGTCTGACCGCCAACTATTACTGCACTTGCACCTACACTTTTAAGAAGATCTGAAATTCCTTCGCCCATCGCAACCGTCACAATCGCATATGGATGTTTTTTTACAGGTACAGACGTTAATACGTCCTTTTTATAATCGTCTCCAACAATTTCAGAGTGTTGTTGACGCATATTGTCAATTTTTATTTTAATTAGGTCACCGAACTTTTGTCCGTAACCCAAACAATTTCCAGGTTGTTCAGAGTGAATATGTACCTTTGCAATTTCATCATCAGAAATAACAAGCAGTGAATCACCAAACTGACTTAATCCTTCACGAAAATCATGTTCATTAAAAGGATTTTCTGCCACTTTTTCTGGCATGAACTTCACCATAAACTCTGTGCAATAACCGAACTCAATATCGGCTGTATCCATAAAACCTTGAATCTTTTTATGGTGTTCTGCACTTACTAGATCATCCATAGAATAAGAGGACGTTTTTTCAGGTAGTTTTTCACCTTTCATGGCAGCAATAAAACCTTCGTAAACGTATACGAGTCCTTGTCCACCGGAATCCACAACCCCTACCTCTTTTAAAACAGGTAATAAATCTGGTGTTCTCTCTAGTGATGCTTTTGCTTCTTTCAGCAATTCTTCCATTACCACTATTATATTATCTTCATGTTCAGCTACTTCTATCGCTTTTTTCGCTGAATCTTTTGCGACTGTTAAAATAGTACCTTCAACTGGTTTCATGACTGCTTTATAAGCCATATCTACACCATGTTGGAAAGCATGAGCAAAGTCTTTTGCAGATAACGTCGATTTCGTTTCAACATCTTTCCCAAATCCACGGAAAAGTTGAGACAAAATGACGCCTGAGTTCCCACGGGCTCCCATTAATAATCCTTTTGAAAGCGCTTGAGCTGTTTTTCCAATATGAGCAACTGCATGTGCTTCTGTTTCTTTTGATCCAGAAGACATTGACAAGTTCATGTTCGTTCCCGTGTCACCATCGGGAACAGGAAAGACATTTAACGCATCCACATAATCTGCATTTTGGAATAAGTGATGGGCACCCATTTTCACCATTTCTGCAAATTGAATTCCGTCTAAAGACTTCATATCCTACTTCCTCCTCTTATGGGTTCGTAACACGAACTCCTTGAACGTAAATATTTACTGATTTAACAGCTAGGCCTAATGTTTTATTTAGTGTGTATTTTACTTTCGATTGAACTTGATATGCTACTTCCGATACTTTTGTACCATAGCTGATAACAATGTACATATCTATGTGAAGATCTTCGCCATTCTGACGTACAAGTACACCTTTAGAGAAGTTTTCTTTACGTAAGATATCAGTTAAACCATCTCGAATTTGATGTTTTGTTGCCATTCCAACTATTCCATAACATTCAATCGCTGCTCCACCCGCAATCTGGCCAACGACATCATTTGAAATATCAATTTGTCCGAATTCGTTTTTCAATTCAATTGACATAGAGAATGCCTCCTTATAAGTCCTTTTTGACTACCCTTAATTGTACTACATAATGAGTTGTAATAAAAGTCAACGTTAAGATTCTCTTAAAATCGTCTGCCAAGGTATTTCCCTTGAAAGAGAGATGTAAAAGTTATTGCTACGAAAATTACTTTGTGATATAATCCTAAGGTATGTGAAATATATCGAACTGAAAAAATTATTTCAGCTTCTTTGTTGAGGAGGAAAAATAAATGCCTAAAGTATGTGTAATTTCAGGGCGTAAAGCTCGTGCTGGTAATGCTCGTTCTCACGCAATGAACAAAACAAAACGCACTTGGGGAGCTAATTTACAAAAAGTTCGTATTCTTGTAAACGGTACTCCAAAACGTGTATGGGTTTCTGCGAGAGCACTGAAATCTGGAAAAGTTGAGCGCGTTTAATCTTCGTGCTTATAAAAAAAAAGCCAGACTGACAATTGTCAGTCTGGCTTTTTTTCATTTTTCTTCTTTTTAGGTTTGTCTTCTTTATCCATCCATCCCAAACACATTCTTGCAAAACCACTAACTGCTTTCGGTAATCTAAAGGTATAAACACGCATGCCTTCACTCCTTCTCATTGATCTGAGCTTCGTATTAATAAACATATGCCAGATGAAAAGGAGATAGACCCATGTTCGTCCAATAGTTGATTACTTGTAAATCGTGAACTACCTATATTTATGGTTTCATTGCTCACATTATATTTCATGCCAGTTAATGTTATTTCTTCGACATTTTCATGAAAAGCAAAAAAAGACATAAATGGTAATTGAGGATTTGTAGTTAATTTTATGATACCAGGTGTTAACAGACGCATTTCATTCCATTTGTTACGTACGATAAATTGAATTCCAGGATTGTCCTTCTGAAATCGATACACGCTGTTGAGTACCGAAATAAAATGGTCCAAACGCCCTCCTGTTACACCTACTAAGACGACTTGTTGTGGATCGAAATCAAGTGAGTGTATGAGTGCTAAATCTGTATCCGTTTCATTTTTATCCACAGATGCTACTTTTACTGAAGCCACTCGGTTGGTTAAATCCAAAAATTCTTCTGAAGATAGTGAATCAAAATCACCAACAGCTACAGTTGGAATAATGCCTTCGTTAAGTAAATACACTGAGCCCTTGTCCGCTCCAATAAAAACAACTTCATCAGATAATTTGTAGGGCTCAAGGGGGGCCAATTCATCAATTGGCCCCCCAGCGCAAATCACAACCGTTTTCATGTAAGGATCGCTCGTTCGCCTGCTTCTTGAATGTCTTGAAGAGCTTTTGAACGGTCTTCTTTACTATAGATAGCTGAACCTGCAACAAAAATTGTTGCGCCTGCTTGTGCACAAGGAATAATAGTGTCTTCATTAATGCCACCATCAATTTCAATTTCGATATTCAAGCCTTTTTCTTTAATGATTGTCGAAAGTTTTTGTATTTTTGGTATAACTGAATGAATAAATTTTTGTCCGCCAAATCCAGGATTAACCGTCATAAACAGTACCATGTCAATGTCTTCAAGTACATGTTGAATGGATTCAA comes from the Paenisporosarcina antarctica genome and includes:
- the sdaAB gene encoding L-serine ammonia-lyase, iron-sulfur-dependent subunit beta — translated: MKFNSVFDIIGPVMIGPSSSHTAGAARIGLVTRELFGRQPKWAKIYLYGSFAETYKGHGTDIAIIGGLLGFDTFDERIKTSFDLAKEASLSFEFIPESGHTEHPNTARLVIGDESGEMELIGISIGGGKIEISELNGFPLRLSGNHSAILVVHDDKPGSIAKVASCLAEQNINIGHMEVSRKEQGQMALMVIEVDEPIDEHVLQQIALLPYITQVTKISD
- a CDS encoding DAK2 domain-containing protein; this encodes MKSLDGIQFAEMVKMGAHHLFQNADYVDALNVFPVPDGDTGTNMNLSMSSGSKETEAHAVAHIGKTAQALSKGLLMGARGNSGVILSQLFRGFGKDVETKSTLSAKDFAHAFQHGVDMAYKAVMKPVEGTILTVAKDSAKKAIEVAEHEDNIIVVMEELLKEAKASLERTPDLLPVLKEVGVVDSGGQGLVYVYEGFIAAMKGEKLPEKTSSYSMDDLVSAEHHKKIQGFMDTADIEFGYCTEFMVKFMPEKVAENPFNEHDFREGLSQFGDSLLVISDDEIAKVHIHSEQPGNCLGYGQKFGDLIKIKIDNMRQQHSEIVGDDYKKDVLTSVPVKKHPYAIVTVAMGEGISDLLKSVGASAVIVGGQTMNPSTEDIVKAIESIGAEKVLILPNNKNIIMAAQQAAEVIGIEAAVVPTKSVPEGLAAILAFNPEATVEDNKTTMTEAYAHVKTGQITFAVRDTSIDGVEIQKDDYMAISQGKIILASPSLVDVSKSLFHDLVDEDAEIITIIYGEDVTETEAKELAAFVEEKYSHADVEVYNGKQPLYPYIISVE
- a CDS encoding Asp23/Gls24 family envelope stress response protein, translated to MSIELKNEFGQIDISNDVVGQIAGGAAIECYGIVGMATKHQIRDGLTDILRKENFSKGVLVRQNGEDLHIDMYIVISYGTKVSEVAYQVQSKVKYTLNKTLGLAVKSVNIYVQGVRVTNP
- the rpmB gene encoding 50S ribosomal protein L28, with translation MPKVCVISGRKARAGNARSHAMNKTKRTWGANLQKVRILVNGTPKRVWVSARALKSGKVERV
- the spoVM gene encoding stage V sporulation protein SpoVM, with translation MRVYTFRLPKAVSGFARMCLGWMDKEDKPKKKKNEKKPD
- a CDS encoding thiamine diphosphokinase — encoded protein: MKTVVICAGGPIDELAPLEPYKLSDEVVFIGADKGSVYLLNEGIIPTVAVGDFDSLSSEEFLDLTNRVASVKVASVDKNETDTDLALIHSLDFDPQQVVLVGVTGGRLDHFISVLNSVYRFQKDNPGIQFIVRNKWNEMRLLTPGIIKLTTNPQLPFMSFFAFHENVEEITLTGMKYNVSNETINIGSSRFTSNQLLDEHGSISFSSGICLLIRSSDQ